The Myxocyprinus asiaticus isolate MX2 ecotype Aquarium Trade chromosome 46, UBuf_Myxa_2, whole genome shotgun sequence genome includes the window GGAAGTCTTGTTTTGATTTCAGCACTGGCATCAATACATCTTCTGATTTGTCTGGTAATCACTGGCTGTCGCTTCGAAAGGTCAGCAGCAAGAGGGCCAAAGCTGAAATTGTTTGAACTTTGAGCAGCATGTTATAACGCATTCTGACGGGAGTTATGTGGAAGCCCATTACATATTAAAGGTCATTCTCATATGTGCAAATGTACAGAATGAACTTAAGTAATGACAAACAGAATTTTACAAAAGCCAAAAAGAAGAAACCCACCTTTAGTTCACTGTAACAATGGAATAAAAAGTCTTGCTTTTGAAGGAAATAATTGTCCATTACAGCAACTAATGACTTGGAACATGCATTCGGGAGAAGTCTGAATCCGAGTGTACAGAAGAAAGGCTTGCGGGTTGTAATTTTTTGGGCGGAAGTCTTGGGGGCCATGATTGATCCATGTCTTGTACAGTCTGGTTTAGAAGCATGCGATTGGATGGGACTGAAGGTACAAGGAAAGGTCTGTCTACGAAGCTGCCTGGTGGCTGGGGAAAAACACAGTCTGGAGTTGCGTGACTGTTGGGCTCCTCGATGCATTGGGTTGGAGGAGGAGGTAGGGGCGAAGAGTCCGGGGAATAGAAGAACATGGATGGGGGCGGTACAGTAAGAGACAAGGTGTCCTCTGAATGAAGGGGAAGGGTGGGTTTCTGGACACCCAAGTCTGAGTTTTGCGGCAATATGGTGGCCATGTCCAACAGTCTCTCCACAGACTGGCCTTCTGCCTCCCAGATGTTGTCGTAATGGGAGGTGTTAAAAGGCCGGCGGTCATTTGAGGATGGAGGAACATATAAGTTGACTGGAAACTTGCTTAGCTGCCGATGGGCTCGATATGAGGAGGGCGATGAAGATGGATCTTCTAAGATTAGATCTAGAGGTTCGGTAATTGGCGGTGGTGGAGGAGGAAGATAGAACAGGACGTCCTCCTCTAGTGGTAAAACCTCAACTGCTTGTTCGATGCAGGGAAGAGGTGGAGGTGGCAACTCTGGGAGATTAAAGGAGTGTATACTGGAAGAATCAGTTATGGGTGGCTGGTAGGGTGGAGGCCACTCATCAGACACCGCTGATAGAGGTCTACTGACATGTCCCTTTTTTAAAGAGAGCTTATCCCCTGGTGCAGGTTCTGGGAGGTGAAGAAGATTTGGTCCTTGTTCAGGGGCACTGTCTTGAATCTTCAATGTGGTAGCTGTGTCTTTAGGCGTAACCTGTGACAATGAAGGGTTTGAAGATTGGGTGTGCTTTGGTAGAGGGGAGGGTGGACAGTTAATGGAAGGGGTAAGTTTATCGCTGCTCTGGTAGTGGGTGGTGATGTCCTCGGTGTGTGGTTTGGTTGAGGTTGGATTGTTGTGCGTTGCTGGTGGTGGTATGGACACACACTTGGTTTGGATAACTGGAGCCAGCACTATTGGACGCTCCTGGCCCAGAGGTATCTTTGGGATCTCATCTCCCTTGGCTTAAAATTAATCCCAGACAAGACAATATGTAAGTATTACACAGAAGTCACACAACAGTCTAGCATCAGAAACAACCAAAGGATTAACATAGGTTCCttaaaataaaggtttttcatcatgtactcacccttgaattgttccaaacccatttaacttactttcttccgtggaacacaaaggaaaataatttaatgaatactGCGCTATTACTGTGGTTAGTGCCttactttaattattattttaggaCTCaataattattgttgttgtttttttatgcaaattttactCTGCACTGTAAACGAGCTTTTCTTACAGCCCTCATAAATGCGCTAAAAGCAATGGACTTCAAGATGTTtgctgaaaaattatttaaatttcaggtTGTCTCTCACCAAAAATCGTatccttcagaagacttaaaatatgaTGCAGGAGACTACTTGTAGGATACTTTTGGGTTATTTAAGCTctacagtgaggcactatccactgccattgtattgaaaagagggCCTGTAATATTCATGTGTGTTCTacgtaagaaagtaagtcatacaggtctggaatgacatgaaggttaGTAAATTATGGCGGAATatttttttaggtgaaccatttctttaattgtactctgatattttgacatttacctGGAGAAGGGAGATCGAGTTTCATCCTGCGCAGCTCGGACATAGATGACTGCAGTTGATCAATGACAACATCATCACTCACGGTGAAGGAGGAAGCAATGCGCTCCTGCAGAAACTCCCTGAGGTCCTCTAGAGACATCTTCTGAAGGTGTTCTGATAGGGGTAGAAGGGAGCTTTAAATGTGAATGGACAAAACTAACCAAGCAAAGATTCTCAAAATAGCGACATTAAAAGACTAATGGCTGACGGTTTATCTAGAAAGCTCATCTAGAACTCCAGTAAAACCTCCTCTGTTGTGTGCTTTTGAGCTATCCAGCCCAGACCACACAAAAACAACTGATTTCAACAGTGCATTCAGTCACTAACATCAATAAGTTTGTTACACTGGCCAATATGAAAGACAAATGTTAATTTGTAATTCATCTGACACTTTTACCAAAAGAAACAGACAATACACTTGATATAGGGACAGTCTCTCTGGAAAAACCTGAGGTTAAGTAAGGTACAATGGTGAAACTCCTGGATCAACCCTTGTGGGTTCAACCTTTTAGTTACCAGCCAAGATTTCCAACCAATAGGCTACATCACCCCAAAGATTCATCAGAATGTAGTTGACACACTTACTTTTGTGCAGTTTGAGTACAGTATAGGCCATGGCGGTGaggactctctctccctctaataTGTAGATGTCCCATAGACGCAGGGTGAGTGTAAAGGGTGTCTGTGTagttaaaataacacatttaagtCACCTATAAGACCTAAAAATAAAACAGCAGCTGAAGTGCACCAGAATGAATAATACAAGCCATAACGTTCTCTATGAGTTTTAACCCAGCCATATAAAAATTTCAGGGGATAATGTTTTCAGCCTTTTCCCACAAGAAAACTTTGCTGCGAGTGAGTGATGTCATTCTCTGCCCTGCATACTCAGCATATAGTTGCATGTGGTCTAGGTAGAATATCTACAGATGTTGGAATCAAACTATGCAATAAACTTTAGAACCTGTGTTATATAATGTATACTTATAATTGTAAAATCATCAACTAAATATCAATTAAAATATTGGGTTCAGTGTATTGATTCAATACTGTGACAAAAGAATATCTACTTTGGATTAGGGATTTGAAGAAATTTAAAGTTAACACAAAGTGTTTGGTATGTAACTCGTACAAATGGTGCCTTACCATTCTGTAAGTGAGAGACTTACTATTCATACTTGGTGTAAAGTTTCTAATGTAAATGACCTCTCACCCTGTCAATGAAACACTGGAGGAACCATTTAGTCGAGTAGAAACCAGTGGACATCTGTTCCTTATCCTGCGGTGAAGATGATATTTGAAGAACTGAGAAAGAATTTGCTTACATCAATGTTAAGCCAAACAACTGAGGTTAAAAGAAATCTCACCAAGTGTTTCTTCAGTTTGGGGAGGAGTTTTGACAGTATTTGGTCATGATGAGCCTGAAAACGCTGGAGTTTGGGAAACCCTGGAATGAAGAACCCTGTGAAAAACCACAAAAAAGACAGAGGTCATTAAAatagcattatttttgaaaagaaagaaatcacaACAACACTCACCGTGCATGGCATGTTTCCCATTGGTCAGAAGCTGTGATAAGGCCCAGAATGCATCTTCCTCATTCATGTACATGAGTAAAATTGCGGCAATCTGGCTCATCCCCTGACAGTAGCTCACTTCCTAAACACAACCACATAACCCGAGACATAGAACATCTGTTTGATAAACAGATTACTCACTATGCAGACAGAAGAGTAATTGTACAGGGTtcatacagatgcttcaaagttaaattcaaagactttcaaggactttaagcacattttacttgagatgttattaaaacaaatctttatttgttaattataaataaaaatattgtatttattcgtttttccaaaaataaatacattttgttaaatgatttaagcaatgtATTTAACGATTttctttaagcactttttaagcaCCACTTGgtaaaaattgctattttcaagggttttccaggacaaaaatttgaaaaagccaaattctatttttttatctatttagttttattgcatttatacacatacagaaagacaaacaaaaatgtactacaGTGAAGAAAATTGCAAACatactgaggaaaaaaaaaagagaaatacataaaaataaataagtaaagagAAAAGGACGATAAACACAAGAGATTGATAAATACAAAATGATAAGTACAAATAAAGAACAGCAAATATATAGATATAGTTTCAAAAGATAAGGGGGGGTGGGGAGGTAAGAGTAACAGTGAATAAAGAtcaataaatatatgtatgtatatattactTTTAGAAACCTGTTGAACAAATAAAAGGTCGGTATATGGTACAACTTtagcaaattaatttttgtatatatatatatatatatacacacacacacacacacacacacacacacacatacacacatacacacactaacaataatatatatagagATGCAATAAGGTGAAAAAACGATCTATATATTGGCTTTGCAGTAAACAGGgggtgtgtatatgtatgtgatgTGGAGTGTGAAGGGAATTTTGGACAATTCTATATTTGCTACTAGCTCCAGGCTACAGTGCGTGGCAGCGATCCAGGGCACATGGGATGGGAACATAAGACAGGTCCACTGTTCTATAGTATATATATCAGTGGGCAGGCCATCTACTTCTGGCAGATTTAGGTCATTAAGTGAAAATAGATATGAAATTTAAAGCTCGGGCGTAATTCGCCGCAGAGGCCCACCACGCAGAGTGAGGGCCCCAATATCCCATCCAGAGACAGGCCATAGCCCACCGCTCATGCAACCACAGTCAGAACACACACGCCCCATTCCAACACCACGCACAGCAGTCTGAGGTCATCAATAAAGAATACCGCCCAGTAATTGTGAAGTTATAATTGGGTGGGTCATGGGGTAGAAGTGAACGTGAAATGTCTATATCTATATCTGTTGGTCATTAATATTTCAGCAAAAATTATTGGAGGTTAGAATTAATGGTGGATTgcaagccaaattcaagtacttcatgcttttcaagcaccttgtacgaaccctgatTGTAATTctggtttatttttttacaacaaattAGGCAAAATATCTGATTatcaaagctgaaataaatatgtTACATCAGACTGCAAATAACTGCCATGTACCTCCGAGCCAACAAACACACTCTTTGCTCGACAACAGTGCTTTCACAATTCATACGCTGTCAATCATGCACATCACCATTTCTATTATTAGTTGTTGCGAAGCCCCGCCCATCTGAGATCTCAACTAATCATCATATAGAGAAGACGGCTTTTAGGCAGGACAAAACTACAACAGGCAATCAGATGCAGATTCAATGGAAACAGTGCTCATGAAGCTCCCATACACTCCCAGAGAAGCACGGCTTCAGAGCATGTCCCAAAAAAATTTTATGAGAGCCTATCGTCTAATCAACATCGATCTTTTGTACCTTGATTTATATGGTAACGTATCTGCCATAGACTCCTATTAAAGAGCAAAGGGGCTCTATGGGCCGTGCGTCAAAgaatttgtgttgaaaaaaaaaaaaaaagggattacTTTACTTGgtgatacagtgcatccagaaagtattcacagcgcttcactttttccacattttgttatgttacagccttattccaaaatggattaaattcattattttcctcaaaattctacaaacaataccccataatgacaacgtgaaagaagtttgtttgaaatctttgcaaatgtattaaaaataaaaaccgaaaaaaaaaaaaaaaatcacatgtacataagtattcacagcctttgccatgacactcaaaattgagctcaggtgcatcctgtttccactgatcatccttgagatgtttcttcaacttgattggagtccacctgtggtaaattcagttgattggacatgatttggaaaggcacacacctgtctatataaggtcccacagttaacagtgcatgtcagagcacaaaccaagccatgaagtccaaggaattgtctgtagacctccgagacaggattgtatcgaggcacagatctggggaagggtacagaaaaatgtctgcagcattgaaggtcccaatgagcacagtggcctccatcatccgtaaatggaagaagtttggaaccaccaggactcttcctagagctggccgcctggccaaactgagcgatcgggggagaagggccttagtcagggaggtgaccaagaacccgatggtcactctaacagagctccagcatttctctgtggagggaggagaaccttccagaagaacaaccatctctgcagcactccaccaatcaggcctgtatggtagagtggccagacggaagccactcctcagtaaaaggcacatgacagcccgcctggagtttgccaaaaggcacctgaaggactctcagaccatgagaaacaaagattgaactctttggcctgaatggcaagcgtcatgtctggaggaaaccaggcaccgctcaacacctggccaataccatccctacagcgaagcatggtggtggcagcatcatgctgtggggatgtttttcagcggcaggaactgggagactagtcaggatcgagggaaagatgaatgcagcaatgtacagagacatccttgatgaaaacctgctccagagtgctctgtaCCTCAGACTGggacgaaggttcatcttccaacaggacaacgaccctaagcacacagccaagataacaaaggaatggctacgggacaactctgtgaatgtccttgagtggcccagccagagcccaaacttgaacccgattgaacatctctggagagatctgaaaatggctgtgcactgacgctccccatccaacctgatggagcttgagaggtcctgcaaaaaagaatgggagaaactgcccaaaaataggtgtgccaagcttgtagcatcatactcaaaaagacttgaggctgtaattggtgcgaaaggtgcttcaacaaagtattgagcaaaggctgtgaatacttatgtacatgtgattttttttttcattttttatttttaataaatttgcaaagatttcaaacaaacttctttcatgtcattatggggtactgtttgtagaattttgaggaaaataatgaatttaatcaattttggaataaggctgtaacataacaaaatgtggcaaaagtgaagcgctgtgaatactttctggatgcactgtatttgacaCTAATTCCCTCaaatatttaaattcacagtGATAAAtgatatgtaaataaaataaaaaaataccacatTCTTGTGAAATTTTAGGGGGAGCCATGCTTCACCTGTAGTCTTAAAGCAATCGCCACTGGTAGTGATGCACTTGTACAAAAGTGACTTGTCTTCATTTGtagttataaaaaatacaaatatatcatACAGATTAAAAATGTTCAAGTAATACACCACTATAAATATTTGACTAGTAAATTATAACAACTGAAATTATGAGAAACTATTTGGGGACACACTGATATATAAATTGTATCGATAGCCAAACATTATTCTTATGTTATGGATGATAACTGAGAACGCcccttaaattgcccctgtctcaacttttttagagcgtgttgcaatcatctgatttgaaattactgtacataaacaaatttttacaaaaaaaatgaaattcacaaggtaaaacatcatatgtgtagttgtagtgctttcaatatcgcaaagggtgaatataatttacaaatcactcctttttgttattatcatttTTCAAACGGTCTAaattttttcggaattggggttgtacttgaACATAAGTACAACCTTAGGCTGTTcccaatcaacttgagaacgcgcatgtgcattagctacaaaagctgggaaaatttcgttttttagcataatctgtgGTAAGAAGCACAATTTTTGATACCATCGTTGTCAGATTtttctgctgatttgaaatatgttctttgatcgtaatcttgaccaaccattttgtagatttcggtctttccccattcttGCAGATAAGAGCcacacttgtatgccgcttgtttacatagaaaaatagctgcccagcctgcacgagagcattccaaagatggctgccgagtggactAACTTGCTAAAAAGACGTTGCCAATAGTCACCAATCCCTACAACTACTGTTATTAATATCAGATGACAGGTTAGTGAGGTGAAATGAAACAGAGCAAGAAAATAGCTTGTACTCTTGCTCTTTTTTTATCTTCCTCTCAACCTCCTCTCGCCCATTTGACCCACTTTCTACTGGGCACAGCGTAAAGGAAAAGGAATATGGCACCATTTCCTATCTCTTTGAAACTGACACTCTCCTCATTATgacaaacaattacatttatgttcatttatgttcaagtacaaccccaattccgaaaaaattTAGACCgtttgaaaaatgctaataacaaaaaggagtgatttgtaaattatattcaccctttgcgatattgaaagcactacaactacacatatgatgatttaccttgtgaatttcattttttttttttttatttgtttatgtacagtaatttcaaatcagatgattgcaacacgctctaaaaaagttgagacaggggcaatttaagactaataacaatctgacaagttaaaataacaagacgatgtgaaacaggagatgttaaataagcaatcgtgtcatagtatataaggagactacaaaaacagcctagtcctccAAGAgcaatgttgggtaagttactctaaaaaagtaattaattactaaccactaattacatcttctacagtgtaattagattactgtactaatcactctttctgaaaagtaattgcattacttattactaattactttctaaaaccctgatcaaccttgacctgatgaaaaatacaaggatagacatgaaactgttcttttaattctttcaaataaatcatataaaatcaaataaataattaatgaactggcaaaagaatttaagggggctgtgttaaattagaaaacatacattttaacattagacattaaatttcgattttaaattcactatagttttatataattgttctagagtctatacagtatttaatgcaattacatcagaagtaactgtaattaaattactgaaattaagagtacctttacttttttcaatgaaaaagtaatttacagtaattaattacttagtaatgcattacacccaacactgtttgagatttgtcaatttgccaacagatgcttcagcaaataatccagcactttgagaacaacgTTCTCATTTtggccatttcaccctctacaatgcacaatatagttaaaagtttcaaggaatctggtcaaatctcggtgcgtaaagggcaagacgaaaacaacttctgaatgcacgtgatctctcatccctcagacatcactgtcttaaaaaaacgtcattcatctgtaatggatatcatgaacatgggcttggaattactttagtaaacctttgtttgtcaacaccattcgccgctgcatccacagatgcaagttaagactttactatgaaaagcagaagccatacatcaacgcTGTCCAGAaacgctgccgacttctctgggctcggtctcatctaaGATGGAAGGTAGAACAGTGGAacagtgttttttggtctgaagagtccacagttcaaaaagttttttaaaaatacagccgtcgtgttatctgggccaaagaggaaaaggaccatccaagcgcttattagcgtcaggtccaaaagccagtgtctgtatggaccaggggtgtgtcagtgccgaTGGCAtgagtaactcgcacatctgtgagaacaccattaaTACAGACAGATATGCAAAAATTTTGGAGCACCATATACTGCGATCCAGCACCAttttttccagggatgtcccagaatttccagcaggacaacttcaaaccacatactgcccagattacaagtgcatggctgtgtgagcagagagtgtgggtgctagattggccttcctgtagtcctgaccatctccaattgagaatgtgtggtgcattatgaagcgcacaatacggcaacgaagaccccgtacaactacagctgaagacctgcataatggatgaatgggggaaaattccaaaTTTAGTCTTGAAActaaacaaacttgtgtcttcagtgcctaaatgcttaataagtgttattagaagaaatggtgatgtttcacagtggtaaacactcaacagtcccaacttttttggagtgtgttgcaatcatctgatttgaaattactgtacataaaaaaacaaaaaaacaatgaaattcacaaggtaaaacttcatattatgtgtagttgtagtgctttcaatatagcaaagagtgaatataatttacaaatcactcctttttgtttttgttagcatttgtcatactgtcccaactttttcagaattggggttgtagtcaGTAGTGTACTGTGCCAAACATCCTGCCAAACTATCCTCATAAAAACATTGTTTCCAATTGTTTCCTGGCTGTCCATCCTCTATATCTTTTCAAACAACATTTAGGGCTGAGAACAGAAATTTGGGAAAGTACTCTATAAATAAATGGAGTATAAAATCTAATTAGTATCAGACAAACGGCCTCTGTTAAAAGTCTTAAGACCCTGGTCACCCACCGCCAGTGGTCAGCATTGTAGAGTCACTGTCTCTGGATCAGTCTGTATTCAATGCATGCGTTCACATTTTTGTCGAGCAAATCAATCAGTTTACACGAAAAAAAGACAGATAGTGGGTTTCATTCACTAATAGTTGCATACTTATGTGCACAGAAAAATTCAAACTACAGGTTGGTACGCAAATATAATTGTTCTTACCCTTACCTTTTGTTGACAAATTTTGCTTATTCTAAACGAGGGAGTGCTTCCATGGTAATATTGGGCCAAAAAGCATGCACAGGTGGACACTTCAAGTGGCATAGCACCGCTCTTATACTATTACAACATGCTATGATTTGGGATGCACTAATCCTAATCTTGCATACTGTCTAGTGGTGATAGTGTGTGAATTGGCATTCAGCCATGTCTTTGCTTATTTTTACAAATGCCAAGTTTTATTTTAGGATTTGGGGTTCTTCTACAGTAATTATATTTAGCTTAACTTAAGAACAATACAAGTTGATGGGAAATCCTCATTTACTGTAGTTAGCCAGGTAATTATGTGTGCATGCTGGACTTGTTGACAGGGTTGGACACAGACTGGGACTTCTTCCCTTCTGTACTGTGTCATTCAGCACATGCTGTCCTGAGTtacaaaacatttacacataaacATCCAAAGTCTGTCAGTCGCTCACCGTGTTGTAGACGGAATAAGCTGCCAGCACATGGAACAGGGATTGCTGTCTGTAGAGGACAAAAACAGAGGTTTTTTTTAAAGCCGTCATCCAGACGTCCCTAAAAGAGAGTTTAATAATTCTTTGCAGATCTACGTATTcaatacaatatataaaaaaatgcagtgcacaaaaaacaattacttgaatttaattaaaatataaaacatctgAACATGTTTTATATTTCTGAGTCTGAGGTttaaagtaattttgatattttttctgggggttAAAGAAAAAATATGTCTAGGTGACGTAACCGTCCAAaaactgttaaaataaataaacaacaaaatatttcTATATCTTTATATTATCAAattagtctcattaaaagctgtaaTTCCTGAATAAATAAAcagtagtttggaataattattttggtattttttcttaaaaaaataaccagtgaaacaattttgttttaaaatataatttatatttgaaaaactttgtaaccaacatgcaggtagccattttgttgtcatgcgACAAGAAAACCATAAAACTGAaaagacccctttagaccctcatgactgtgtgtggaaacaaaaaaaaaaacagccttttttatattacattttggaTGGAGTAAccaagaaaacttcttgatattcttaactctaaaattcatgatatttgtaacatacaaaaaaaaaaagtttaccttgaaaaaaatgtttaaaaagttttctgaaattacatttttgaaagtattttaaccttgtgcgaccccgagtccacatacgtggacgttgtattttggcttcgctatacgcaacgaataatttaaatgaataaaaaccgactgaatactgttcacaagactctagactgtcttTTAA containing:
- the LOC127435637 gene encoding USP6 N-terminal-like protein translates to MLRRASPLKDFEMKKDIDTLIAEERAEIIAKYEKGRQEGVHINSWEDADYSIFKFTDRFGFLHKEELPIPTAVEEKYKLLEIERVEKWLKMVKKWEKYHNSEKMVKRVYKGIPVQLRGQAWALLLDVDNVKQANFRKYEKMKEQAKKYSTEIKQIDLDVNRTFRNHIMFMDRFGVKQQSLFHVLAAYSVYNTEVSYCQGMSQIAAILLMYMNEEDAFWALSQLLTNGKHAMHGFFIPGFPKLQRFQAHHDQILSKLLPKLKKHLDKEQMSTGFYSTKWFLQCFIDRTPFTLTLRLWDIYILEGERVLTAMAYTVLKLHKKHLQKMSLEDLREFLQERIASSFTVSDDVVIDQLQSSMSELRRMKLDLPSPAKGDEIPKIPLGQERPIVLAPVIQTKCVSIPPPATHNNPTSTKPHTEDITTHYQSSDKLTPSINCPPSPLPKHTQSSNPSLSQVTPKDTATTLKIQDSAPEQGPNLLHLPEPAPGDKLSLKKGHVSRPLSAVSDEWPPPYQPPITDSSSIHSFNLPELPPPPLPCIEQAVEVLPLEEDVLFYLPPPPPPITEPLDLILEDPSSSPSSYRAHRQLSKFPVNLYVPPSSNDRRPFNTSHYDNIWEAEGQSVERLLDMATILPQNSDLGVQKPTLPLHSEDTLSLTVPPPSMFFYSPDSSPLPPPPTQCIEEPNSHATPDCVFPQPPGSFVDRPFLVPSVPSNRMLLNQTVQDMDQSWPPRLPPKKLQPASLSSVHSDSDFSRMHVPSH